The following are encoded in a window of Oncorhynchus mykiss isolate Arlee chromosome 11, USDA_OmykA_1.1, whole genome shotgun sequence genomic DNA:
- the LOC110535072 gene encoding N-acetyllactosaminide beta-1,3-N-acetylglucosaminyltransferase 4-like: MDVNVSLTYRGELRVWRKNHTGWHWNTSASTTPLLSQPTVDVFKCSLNDSMQNIPSSVPPAHRNFLMYKHCRTFPRLLSPTPCENDLFLLLAIKSTAIQVDRRIALRSTWGKRGYVQGKRVKLLFLVGKSLDRIQGFLLQQLLDILQWDFEDSFFNLTLKEVHFLNWFTLECQWAHFVFKGDDDVFVHTSNLVEYVKGHKPSEQLFAGDIISRAYPIRHNQWKYFIPEEMYPNKPYPPYAGGGGYLMSRQTVLSLGIAVSSTDLFPIDDVFVGMCLQKINVTLTHHSGFRTFGFHQVVSHFNPCIYREIMLVHKLNPTEMWTMWSLLQDTKLKCFRLRI, from the coding sequence ATGGACGTCAATGTCTCACTAACATATAGGGGAGAGCTCAGAGTGTGGCGTAAGAACCACACAGGTTGGCATTGGAACACCTCTGCCTCCACCACACCACTGCTGTCACAGCCTACTGTGGATGTTTTCAAGTGCTCCCTCAATGACAGCATGCAGAATATTCCGTCCTCTGTCCCACCTGCCCACCGTAACTTCCTCATGTATAAACACTGCAGGACATTCCCCCGCCTGCTGTCTCCAACACCCTGTGAGAATGACCTTTTTCTCCTGCTGGCCATTAAGTCCACAGCCATCCAGGTGGATCGCAGGATTGCGCTCCGGAGCACTTGGGGGAAGAGGGGATATGTTCAGGGTAAAAGGGTGAAACTGTTGTTCTTAGTAGGTAAGTCGTTAGACAGAATACAGGGATTCCTGCTGCAGCAGCTACTGGACATCCTGCAATGGGATTTTGAGGACAGTTTTTTCAACCTGACCCTGAAGGAGGTCCACTTCCTGAACTGGTTCACCTTGGAGTGCCAGTGGGCCCACTTTGTGTTCAAAGGGGACGATGACGTTTTTGTTCACACAAGCAATCTGGTTGAATATGTTAAAGGCCACAAGCCCTCTGAGCAACTCTTCGCTGGTGACATAATTTCAAGAGCCTATCCAATCCGGCACAACCAATGGAAGTACTTCATACCAGAGGAGATGTACCCCAACAAGCCATATCCTCCATACGCTGGCGGTGGGGGCTACCTGATGTCACGTCAGACTGTGCTGAGCCTGGGAATAGCAGTGTCCAGCACTGACCTCTTCCCCATTGATGATGTCTTTGTGGGCATGTGcctgcagaagattaatgtgacGCTGACACACCACTCTGGCTTCAGAACCTTTGGGTTCCATCAGGTGGTGTCACATTTCAACCCCTGCATTTACAGGGAGATCATGCTGGTGCACAAACTGAATCCCACCGAGATGTGGACCATGTGGTCTCTACTGCAGGACACAAAGCTGAAGTGCTTTAGATTAAGGATATGA